One Pseudomonas entomophila genomic window carries:
- the sucC gene encoding ADP-forming succinate--CoA ligase subunit beta: MNLHEYQGKQLFAEYGLPVSKGFAVDTPEQAAEACDKIGGSEWVVKAQVHAGGRGKAGGVKLVRSKEDAKAFAAQWLGKNLVTYQTDANGQPVSKILVESCTDIAKELYLGAVVDRSSRRIVFMASTEGGVDIEKVAHETPEKILKATIDPLVGAQPFQGRELAFQLGLEGKQVQQFAKIFVGLAKLFKDHDLALLEVNPLVIKADGDLHCLDAKINIDANAMYRQPKLKTFHDPSQDDAREAHAAKFELNYVALEGNIGCMVNGAGLAMGTMDIVNLHGGKPANFLDVGGGATKERVTEAFKIILSDSNVAAVLVNIFGGIVRCDMIAEGIIGAVKEVGVKVPVVVRLEGNNAELGAKVLAESGLNIIAATSLTDAAQQVVKAAEGK, from the coding sequence ATGAATCTTCACGAGTATCAGGGTAAGCAGCTGTTCGCTGAATACGGCCTGCCAGTTTCCAAGGGTTTCGCAGTCGATACCCCTGAGCAAGCGGCAGAAGCCTGCGACAAGATCGGCGGTTCGGAGTGGGTCGTCAAAGCCCAGGTCCACGCCGGTGGTCGCGGCAAAGCGGGCGGCGTAAAGCTGGTTCGCAGCAAGGAAGACGCCAAGGCGTTCGCTGCACAGTGGCTGGGCAAGAACCTGGTAACCTACCAGACCGACGCCAATGGTCAGCCAGTTTCCAAGATCCTGGTCGAATCCTGCACTGACATCGCCAAAGAGCTGTACCTGGGCGCTGTAGTGGACCGTTCGAGCCGCCGCATCGTGTTCATGGCTTCCACCGAAGGTGGCGTGGACATCGAGAAAGTCGCTCACGAGACTCCTGAGAAGATCCTCAAGGCCACCATCGATCCGCTGGTCGGCGCTCAGCCGTTCCAAGGTCGTGAACTGGCGTTCCAGCTGGGTCTGGAAGGCAAGCAAGTGCAACAGTTCGCCAAGATCTTCGTAGGCCTGGCCAAGCTGTTCAAGGATCACGATCTGGCCCTGCTGGAAGTGAACCCGCTGGTGATCAAGGCTGACGGCGACCTGCACTGCCTCGATGCCAAGATCAACATCGACGCCAACGCCATGTACCGTCAACCGAAGCTGAAGACCTTCCACGACCCGTCGCAGGACGACGCCCGTGAAGCCCACGCCGCCAAGTTCGAACTGAACTACGTGGCGCTGGAAGGCAACATCGGCTGCATGGTCAATGGTGCCGGCCTGGCCATGGGTACCATGGACATCGTCAACCTGCACGGCGGCAAGCCAGCCAACTTCCTCGACGTCGGCGGCGGCGCTACCAAAGAGCGCGTTACCGAAGCGTTCAAGATCATTCTGTCCGACAGCAATGTCGCGGCCGTCCTGGTCAACATCTTCGGCGGCATCGTTCGCTGCGACATGATTGCCGAAGGCATCATCGGTGCAGTGAAAGAAGTCGGCGTCAAAGTACCGGTCGTCGTTCGCCTCGAAGGCAACAACGCCGAACTGGGCGCTAAAGTACTGGCAGAAAGCGGTTTGAACATCATTGCGGCAACCAGCCTGACCGACGCTGCTCAACAAGTTGTCAAAGCTGCGGAGGGCAAGTAA
- the lpdA gene encoding dihydrolipoyl dehydrogenase encodes MTQKFDVVVIGAGPGGYVAAIKAAQLGFSTACIEKYTDAEGKLALGGTCLNVGCIPSKALLDSSWKYKEAKESFNVHGISTGEVKMDVAAMVGRKAGIVKNLTGGVATLFKANGVTSIQGHGKLLAGKKVEVTKADGTTEIIEAENVILASGSRPIDIPPAPVDQNVIVDSTGALEFQSVPKRLGVIGAGVIGLELGSVWARLGAEVTVLEALDTFLMAADTAVSKEAQKTLTKQGLDIKLGARVTGSKVNGNEVEVTYTNAEGEQKITFDKLIVAVGRRPVTTDLLAADSGVTIDERGYIFVDDHCATSVPGVYAIGDVVRGMMLAHKASEEGIMVVERIKGHKAQMNYDLIPSVIYTHPEIAWVGKTEQALKAEGVEVNVGTFPFAASGRAMAANDTGGFVKVIADAKTDRVLGVHVIGPSAAELVQQGAIAMEFGTSAEDLGMMVFSHPTLSEALHEAALAVNGGAIHVANRKKR; translated from the coding sequence ATGACCCAGAAATTCGACGTGGTAGTGATTGGTGCAGGTCCTGGCGGCTACGTGGCCGCGATCAAGGCCGCACAGCTCGGCTTCAGCACCGCCTGCATCGAGAAATACACCGACGCCGAGGGCAAGCTGGCCCTGGGCGGTACCTGCCTGAACGTGGGTTGCATTCCTTCCAAGGCTCTGCTGGACAGCTCCTGGAAGTACAAGGAAGCCAAAGAGAGCTTCAACGTGCACGGCATCTCCACTGGCGAAGTGAAGATGGACGTTGCCGCGATGGTCGGCCGCAAGGCTGGCATCGTCAAGAACCTGACCGGTGGCGTCGCCACCCTGTTCAAGGCCAACGGCGTCACTTCGATCCAGGGCCACGGCAAGCTGCTGGCCGGCAAGAAGGTCGAAGTCACCAAGGCTGACGGCACCACTGAAATCATCGAAGCCGAGAACGTGATCCTGGCCTCCGGCTCGCGTCCGATCGACATTCCGCCGGCTCCGGTCGACCAGAACGTCATCGTCGACTCCACCGGCGCCCTGGAATTCCAATCGGTTCCCAAGCGCCTGGGCGTCATCGGCGCTGGCGTGATCGGCCTGGAGCTGGGTTCGGTCTGGGCTCGCCTGGGTGCCGAAGTCACTGTCCTGGAAGCCCTGGACACCTTCCTGATGGCTGCCGACACCGCCGTGTCGAAAGAAGCCCAGAAAACCCTGACCAAGCAAGGCCTGGACATCAAGCTGGGCGCTCGCGTCACCGGCTCGAAAGTCAACGGCAACGAAGTCGAAGTCACCTACACCAACGCCGAAGGCGAGCAGAAGATCACCTTCGACAAGCTGATCGTCGCGGTCGGCCGTCGTCCGGTGACCACCGACCTGCTGGCCGCCGACAGCGGCGTGACCATCGACGAGCGCGGCTACATCTTCGTCGACGATCACTGCGCTACCAGCGTACCGGGCGTCTACGCCATCGGTGACGTGGTGCGCGGCATGATGCTGGCGCACAAGGCCTCGGAAGAGGGCATCATGGTCGTCGAGCGCATCAAGGGCCACAAAGCCCAGATGAACTACGACCTGATCCCGTCGGTCATCTACACCCACCCGGAAATCGCGTGGGTCGGCAAGACCGAACAGGCGTTGAAAGCCGAAGGCGTTGAGGTTAACGTGGGCACCTTCCCGTTCGCGGCCAGCGGCCGTGCGATGGCAGCCAACGATACCGGCGGTTTCGTCAAGGTCATCGCCGACGCCAAGACCGACCGCGTACTGGGTGTTCACGTGATCGGCCCATCGGCTGCGGAGCTGGTGCAGCAGGGCGCGATCGCAATGGAATTCGGCACCAGTGCCGAGGACCTGGGCATGATGGTCTTCAGCCATCCGACCCTGTCCGAAGCGCTGCATGAAGCAGCGCTGGCGGTGAATGGCGGTGCCATTCACGTCGCCAACCGTAAGAAGCGTTAA